Genomic segment of Primulina huaijiensis isolate GDHJ02 unplaced genomic scaffold, ASM1229523v2 scaffold37281, whole genome shotgun sequence:
AGAGCTTAAGAAATGTTTGGTTTTCAGTTCACGTCAACGGATTAAAACAAAATCCTAAAACAAATACattaaacaaaaatcaaattaacCAAGGGGAAGAAGAAACAGCCCAGAGAACAATGTTACAtgtaaattacaaaattatctCTCAATTTACATGTAGCATGCATTTTCCAACTGACGATATATCTATTttcgttttatcataaaataaaagtatcccgagaaaaaaatttgagacGGAAACGTACATTATAAAATACTTTTACCAGTGGTAAAAGCGACACAGTTGATCAGATCACGAAGAAATAGACAATACATATGCATGTGCAATTGAAAAGCAAAAAAGATTAAGATTCAATAATATCACAACAGCatgtttcatttaataaaaaaatacataccTTTAACCCATTCCAACCTTTTCTTGACCTGGATCATGCCAAAATAAGTCTCCAATCGCGATCTTCGTCCACCGAACTGGTGAacaggtggaggtggaggttgTTCGTTTCAAAAACCGGGTGGTGGTGACGGGGGTGCCAACCTCGTCGTATTTTCAGATTTGGTCTCAGAAGACGCGGGTTTCATAGGATCCATTTGTCGTATATTTTCGATCATTTTGACTATTTCCACCATTTTGGGCCTCTGATCCGGCATTCTCACCACGCAGGCCATCGCTATCTGCAACATCTCTACTAAATCTTCTTCAATATTTGGATACCTCAGCAATTCCACATCGAACACCTCTGCAGTCCATTCTTCTCGAACAACCGAGTGCACCCATCTAACCAACTGAACCATCTCATCACCGTTAGTCGTGTGGATAGGAGGTTTCCCAGTTAGTAACTCAAGTAGCATCACACCAAAACTATACACATCAGAGGGTTGTGTTGCTTTACGAGTGTCTGTAACCTCCGGCGCACGATAGCCAGCCGCACGAGCAAGTGTTGGAGCTAATGACGCTGTTATTGCTGAAAGGCCAAGATCTGACACACATCCGAATTTTCGAGGATTTAGAAATACGTTCGATGATTTGACGTTTCCATGAACTAGTTTGCCCCCATTTTCTCTATGGATACGAGCAATGCCCCTCGATGCACCAATGGCTATCTTTAGTCGAGTTTCCCAATCTAGAGGGCACCGATCTTCCCCTTGTTTTCCTGCATGTTTGGATGAAAATCACAAGTTGCCGCAATTATATTCATTGATCGACAAGCATATGCTAACTTTCCAGTACTTAAgtgttaaattttaaagttgaaGAGACATGGTGAAACGAACACGCACCACAACATAGAATTTACGTTGTTCACATATGAAGGCCTAAACCCACTATAAATCTGGATAAAAAAAGGCAGTAAATTGATCCTAGCTAATAACAAAATCACATAAACTTCCAATATACAAGTACATATGCGCATGTGTAGTGTGTACATCTATTTCTAACAACTAAGACTATACAGTTTCCAAACCGATAACTCACTTCAGAAAAAAACATATGAACCATGCAGGACAAACAAAACCATGAAGATCGGATTAAAGGTTATACCATGTAACATTGAAGCCACACTTCCCTGACTATAATAATCATAGACCATAAGTTTTTCATCTTTCGAGAAATAGTAAGCCCTCAACTCAGTCACATTCTCATGCTTGATGCTTCCGATAACCTCCATCTGTTGCTCGAATTCCCTCTTTCCGACGTTTATATCTTTCAACctcttcaccaccaccatagtTGCGTCCTCTAGTATCGCCTTATATGCAGTCCCAAACGTACCTTTCCCCAAAACTTCAGCAGAAGCCCTCAACAAATCTTCCAAATCAAATGCATAGTTGCATCCCTCAAAGAAAGCCATCTTATTGCTCGTTTCTCGGTTACGAGAAATTGCCTTTTCAGGGGACATATCCCCTTTTTCCAATTTCCCAGGGAAACTATCCACAGATTTTCTCCTAAGTAAGCAAACAAGTAACACaaaaccaaaaccaagaatCCCAAGAACAGAAGCAGCTATTACAATTCCAAGCAAAGCCCTTTCACTCAATTTCCcaccatttttaaattttccattTGGATTTAGATCACGAGGAGGCAGAACAAGAGGGGGACTAGTGACGTTATACTCCAATAAAGACTCATTATTACCAAAAAATGAGGATTTTGGGAACCTATGAAGTGATTCAGGCACACTACCAACAAGATTATTCTGTGACAAATTCAGCAACTGCAAATTTGGCAAAGGCAGCTCAGGAATCTCACCAGAAAGTGAGTTGTTAGCAAGATTCAAAGCTGTGAGCTGACTCAAACTCGAAAGTGAACTAGGAATACTCCCATTAAACCCATTATTTGACAAGTCAACAAATGTTAAGTTACTCCAAACAGAGAAATCCAGAGGCAAGGGACCTGAGAAATTATTGTACTGAAGATAAAGGAAACTCAAGTTTTTGAGGTTACCGAAATCCGTGGGGAAAGAACCATTAATGCCATTGGATCTGAGACTCAAGATCTGCAACGCGGTTAAGCGGGTCAAAGTATTTCTTGGAATTGGGCCTTGAAACCCAACCCCAGGCAATCTTACCGATATCACTCGAGTGCCATCTTCACTGCAAGTGATTCCGGTCCAGTTCTTGCACACTGGAAGTTCTTCATTCCAGTTCAAGAAATGGAAATGCGGCAGCTTGTTTACAAAATCAAGCAAAGCTCGCTTGTCACTATGAACAAGTACTCGAGAAAAACTGAATTCCACCAGTGAAAACAAGAACAAGATTCCCACAAAAAATGGATGTTTCGCCATTTTACTGTTTTTGGTTCTTCCTTGGCTCCAAGAAATTTTTAAACTGTTTTTAAAACTAAAGAACCCATCTTTTCATAGTTTAAATTGGTACAAGGAGCTGAAAAAAAGCTGGGAGACAAATATTTATGTCTGTGTGTGCAGGAGTAAAAAGAACGGTATCTTGAAAACGTATGAGCAAGATTCTGGAAATGGGTTTATGAATCGCAACTGGGAGAGTTTGAAATGTGGTGATTTGGGTCAAAAGGTAAGATTTTGAAGGAGAACTTAAGAGTCAGAAGCAGAAGCAGAACACTTTTCTTTTTGTTCTTTGTGCTTTTGATATTAGTTTGAGTGGCAATAGCTCTTGAACTGGAAATAACTACTATTTGTCTGACAAATGGTGAATAGAGAGAAAGAAGAGCTTGAAGCTTAAGTGCCTGTACTATTTTTGTACAGGATGGAGCATTCATCGTAACTAATAAATTCGAACATCTCAATCAATTAGCTTGTGGCCTTTTTCATGGTTTTTTAGGACTTAAAAATTTGAGTCTCTTAGATATATTTCTTTTTACAAAAAGGATAGATGCATATTATATGAGATATTCAgagtattgaatttttttacataattaaTTGAACTCTAGACTTAAAAGCACGATGACTAGTCTACTACTTCCAAGATTTGACAAGAATCAAACCTAGCTACAACTTTCAAATGCAAATTTCCCAAAAAAAAGTGTTGGAATTCAATCACtgttaaaaaggaaaaaaagataTAATTGATTGAAAATGCTCAAATCCAGTCTTTTTCCAATTAATTCTAAACAAAACTAATTATGTCAGACACCagtaaaaatttaatttgaatttgatagaAGTTGGATCTTCTCTGTAATTTAGCTCGATTACAAGATTACTGTAGATTATTGTTCTaatctttaattattattttttttaaaaataatttaacaatgtGTAGTGGACAATGAACAATGGAATGAAATGAAAGGAATTGACCCTTGACTTTAAATGCGACAACTCTCACTTATTCATGCACTGCCAATGCATGTACCGTCGTCATTCCCAAGGGTTATGAATTATTAATGGTGGACATAAAACTCCCGATTGCAATCATGCCAttgaatgtgtttttttttttaaaaaaaaaaaaatcaaaagtgtATTAGTTGAATAATACGAGATAATtggtaaatcaaataaatattaattgtaGCCTTAGGAATGACTTGAGAAGGGTTTTCTTTTCTCTCATTAAACTacttgttttctttcttctttttttaaaatgcaatttCTTAACTCATAAGAGTCTGGAGatcattttgtttaaaaatcatcATATTATAATTTGCAATTATTGAGATTATCTTGAGATAGTGTGCATATCCGACAAGGCCAGCAGAATTTAACTTATCAATTCCATGTTTGGATTAATGTTCTTCATTCTATTGCACAAAATAtaccaaattaaataaataatatcttatatgtaatgaaatcaattttcccaattgcatgaaaacaagaAAGAGATATGTGCATGAGTAGAAAAAGGTATTCCCAATTGCCACCACAAGAAAGCCATCACCTTGAAGTTTGAAAAGGTGGCACATTGCTTCGTTCGTATCTTCTTGGCTCACAGGGTCATCAATTAAGCAAAGCTAATGGGGCTCTTAAATATGGCTGCTTTCATGGTTTGATCCGATTTTTCTACGAATTTCATAcctgattttttaaataaatattactcgATTTCGAAAAAAACCTAAGCCTCCAAATGATCCAAGTTTGGGGATCCAGCCAAGCAAGCATTTGAGTTCGGCAAATATTGGGCAAATCTCAGAGAAAACAAAGACTCCTTTTTATTTGCAACAATTCATTTGGTAGCGTACATACCTAAGAGGAAGTTGTGGTTGGAACTTTGCATTTTATTATGCTTCATAACAAAGTCCTTTGTATCATCTTCTTTGTACGCTTTTTTAAGGCAATATTCGTGTCGATCATTTCATTTCGCTTTATCGGGtattctttatttttagattGGAAACGAGAGGAGCTCAACCATGTAACGAACACAAGCCATGTGTTGGTGTCTAGCAAGTGTCATTTGGATCAAACCTCCCCCAGATTGACAAATTTGGTTTTTCTTATTTGTTCTTGATAAATTTGTACGAAGGTTTCTTTAAGATTAGGTTGCTAGATAATTTTGACAAGAAAATAGGGAGGAATATGCCAACAAAGTGTGGGCATACAAATCATGTCATGTAAAAATCATACCATTGAGCTTGCTAGGTTTCAAAGGCGTTGACCAAGAGTGTCTATGTAGGAATTCACTGGATGGTCAGAGGCAAGGACAAGGGCAAGAcaacataaattattattatagagatcatttaaatgaatttgaacttttgatgaaaataatttctaccataataattaaattattattgatatgCTGCCATAGTCGCAAACATGGAGAGCAATAAGAAGGAAATTCGACTCCCGAAGAATGACACCTAAGAGGATAACCGGTGGTTCGATCCCCGGCCACCCATCCCACCCTCAACGGCGCCGTCCCATAAGATCGGCAGCACTAAGTTGGCGATTTCTTGTCCCCTGTTTTCACTTTTGTTCGGCAAGTTAGGAGCTTTTGTTGCGTGAATTAATCTTTAAAGAACCGTCGCAACAAACAGAGAGAAGATTCTGTAAATGGGTTTGCGAAGGTGTCGATGAATTAAATCTGATTTTACTTACAAGTGATTAAATTGGTAACAAACAGTTAAGCACACTTTTCTCCCTCGAACTCTGCATTTCAAATTATGTCGTCAAATTCATTagtatttgatttaaatttgcaAGGTACCTTCAAATTGTTCATGTTTTCAAGAGANCACACATATTCGCTGAAAAAGATGGTAGGGAAGGTGGAGGAAAAAACTTGGATAATGAGTTGGAGTGTTCATTCACCGACCGAAACAATTTTTGGTCAAGCCAGGTCGACCCAAAACAGAATGTGTTCTTTGGCCCAAACCAATTGTGCTTGTCTCTCTCGGAGTGGCCCACAAACtccacacacatatataaataaattatatatttttaaatattcaaatactAATATTTGCTATGTtcaatagaaaataatatttgtttaatCTAATTAACTCAATCAATTATTAAACTCCAAGTCAAACTGCGTTAAAATATTATGTTGCATTCGGATGGATGAGTTTGAAATCCATGGATTTCGATTGCTTTTTTAAACAATGAaagaattgataaaatattaaatgatatcATATTTATCTACACATTAGTTATATTAAGTAGAATAGAATTCAAATACATTCATTATTgggtaaatttaaaatatatcaaaattaacatgtaataattggatttgaagtttatgatCTTGTTTTCTAAAActataaaaatacatttgaatatatttgaaattaatggaTTTGAAAATCCATCGATCTATACACAACAATTTAGTTTGagagaggaaaaaaaatcatttgatttatatttagttACTTCAACTTCAAACTAATTAATTTGGTCCTAACAAGAAGAAATTTATTTGAACTCGTATAATTTGACATTCAATAATTACACATAAATTAAATGAGATATCAcattcttccttttttttttaatagtgtGTGGCGATTTTTCGTCCTGCCACTGAATaagaaatttattgaaaatGGAAAAAGCACATTTTACATCGAATAATccttattattaattttctgTCGAAAGTCaactttcattaaaaaaaaattatatgcgtTAAAGTGTGATTTCATTTCGAATAACTGTATTATTAATTCTTCGACGAAGGTATTTCTTGGGATTTAATTATTGTTAACTAATAAAGGTTGGAAGAATATAAATCAAGGATAATAAAAAGACACATATTGGTTTCTAATTAAATGTAAGTTCAAGTTTGATCCTCAttaaatatttctaaatttggatgatttttaAACCTTTCGTGAAATCTAACTTTATTTGCAGAGCATTAATATCAACTTAACgttaaatttataattgattCTAGCTTGAATAGTCAAAATGTTAAGTGATGTCCCTTCATGCTCTTAATTTAAGACAAACGTCGAATAAAGTTTCGATTTAGTCACAAATTTAGCTTCTTGAGAATGAATTATTCCcgataaatataaaacaaacATTGTGTCGTGATTTCATGTCGATTCAAAAGACAAAAGAAACAATTAAAATCCGACATAAAGAATTTAATGGTCTTTTTTATTTACGATGCGACAGCTACTACTTTAGAACTTGAGAGATGAGGTTCGTATATCTTTCAAGATTGTACTTTAATTAAGACGATGATCGCTAAATGGAGCCCTACACTTGTTcaatcaaaatttattaattaatttttcagaatattattgTTCACATTCTTTGCCATTCAATTCTCAAAATGCGGTATTCTCAACAATTCCCTAATAATATTGATGAtcaattgatattattttttcttgaacAATTTATATCTAACTTCAAAAGATTCATTGCTAATCATGTTTTGATCGACTTCTACTTGACAACTGAAGGATTTGTTCATTTTAAGTGCTGACatagatttttttattctgATTTACTTCGATCTAGAGATTTCAGTGTTAGCTTTGTTGTTACTCTGGTTTATATGGTTTTATGTTACTATTTGTAGACTTTAGAGGATAAAAATAGTTGTAATGGTCACtacgaaaaaaattatatcttagTGACGGTTTTAGTGACGGACATTCAAATCGTCCCTAAAGTCAGCGTCGTTGAATATTGAGACGGTttctcaaaaaccgtcgctaattaattAGCAACAGTTAATAGAAATCGTCGccacaaattagcgacggtttcaaaaacggtcgctaattagcgatggtcttaaaaaaattaatacatgcaacaaaacaaattaaactatatatcataatatacaaatctgaaatattttcCAAACTATACATGCAACaagatataataaaaatcaaaatatgaaatatcGAGTTTGATATCTAAAAAACGGGAAGACGACTCGTTGGAAAAGACACAAACACGCCAATATAGAAATGAGACAAGAAATTGTAGTGGAAAAATGAGCTCGGAGAGGTCAAATATAAaggcatttagcgacggtttttgataaaaTTGTCACTAACAGCGACTGTTTTTACGATCTAGTTAACGACGGTTTAAACAAACTGTCGTTAATTAACGACTGTTTATAAATTAGTCgcaaatttagcgacggtttaaaaaatCCCTCGCTAATgtggcgacggtttttcaaattatgtcgcAAAGttgctaaattagcgacggattttaggACATCAGTCGCacattaaaaccgtcgctaatgacGACGGTTaaagaaaaaccgtcgcaaaatttgaCAACGATtctttttaaaccgtcgctaacatgttttttttttttttttgtagtggatatataagataaaattatatattacatcCACCTAAATGTTTTGTttgcaaaattatattttataaaatggaCACTCAAAAATGTGATGTCGTCTCATGTCTGAAGAAGTGCTTTCCAGTTATGGAAACTAACAGCTTAAATCAA
This window contains:
- the LOC140968550 gene encoding probable inactive receptor kinase At4g23740, coding for MAKHPFFVGILFLFSLVEFSFSRVLVHSDKRALLDFVNKLPHFHFLNWNEELPVCKNWTGITCSEDGTRVISVRLPGVGFQGPIPRNTLTRLTALQILSLRSNGINGSFPTDFGNLKNLSFLYLQYNNFSGPLPLDFSVWSNLTFVDLSNNGFNGSIPSSLSSLSQLTALNLANNSLSGEIPELPLPNLQLLNLSQNNLVGSVPESLHRFPKSSFFGNNESLLEYNVTSPPLVLPPRDLNPNGKFKNGGKLSERALLGIVIAASVLGILGFGFVLLVCLLRRKSVDSFPGKLEKGDMSPEKAISRNRETSNKMAFFEGCNYAFDLEDLLRASAEVLGKGTFGTAYKAILEDATMVVVKRLKDINVGKREFEQQMEVIGSIKHENVTELRAYYFSKDEKLMVYDYYSQGSVASMLHGKQGEDRCPLDWETRLKIAIGASRGIARIHRENGGKLVHGNVKSSNVFLNPRKFGCVSDLGLSAITASLAPTLARAAGYRAPEVTDTRKATQPSDVYSFGVMLLELLTGKPPIHTTNGDEMVQLVRWVHSVVREEWTAEVFDVELLRYPNIEEDLVEMLQIAMACVVRMPDQRPKMVEIVKMIENIRQMDPMKPASSETKSENTTRLAPPSPPPGF